In Oreochromis niloticus isolate F11D_XX linkage group LG18, O_niloticus_UMD_NMBU, whole genome shotgun sequence, one genomic interval encodes:
- the rab6bb gene encoding RAB6B, member RAS oncogene family b produces the protein MSAGGDLGNPLRKFKLVFLGEQSVGKTSLITRFMYDSFDNTYQATIGIDFLSKTMYLEDRTVRLQLWDTAGQERFRSLIPSYIRDSTVAVVVYDITNVNSFQQTCKWIDDVRTERGSDVIIMLVGNKTDLEEKRQITIEEGEQRAKELNVMFIETSAKTGCNVKQLFRRVAAALPGMESLDDANPEGMIDIKLDKPAEPAVPEGGCSC, from the exons ATGTCCGCTGGAGGAGACCTGGGGAACCCCCTGAGGAAATTTAAACTCGTGTTTTTGGGAGAGCAGAGcg TGGGGAAAACGTCTCTCATCACTAGATTCATGTATGACAGCTTCGACAACACATATCAG GCGACCATTGGAATTGACTTCCTATCGAAGACAATGTACCTGGAGGACCGGACA GTAAGGCTGCAGCTGTGGGACACAGCTGGACAAGAGCGTTTCAGGAGCCTCATTCCGAGCTACATACGAGACTCGACGGTGGCTGTGGTTGTCTATGACATTACAA ATGTAAATTCATTCCAGCAGACCTGCAAATGGATTGACGATGTcaggacagagagaggaagtgatgtcatcatCATGCTAGTAGGCAACAAGACAGACCTGGAAGAGAAAAG GCAAATCACGATCGAGGAAGGAGAGCAGAGAGCCAAAGAACTGAACGTCATGTTCATCGAGACCAGTGCCAAGACAGGCTGCAATGTCAAACAG CTGTTTCGTCGAGTTGCAGCAGCCCTACCTGGAATGGAAAGCCTGGACGATGCAAATCCTGAAGGCA TGATTGACATCAAGCTGGACAAACCAGCGGAACCAGCTGTGCCCGAGGGCGGGTGCTCATGTTAA